The following coding sequences lie in one Desmodus rotundus isolate HL8 chromosome 1, HLdesRot8A.1, whole genome shotgun sequence genomic window:
- the CHMP5 gene encoding charged multivesicular body protein 5, with translation MNRIFGKAKPKAPPPSLTDCIGTVDSRAESIDKKISRLDAELVKYKDQIKKMREGPAKNMVKQKALRVLKQKRMYEQQRDNLAQQSFNMEQANYTIQSLKDTKTTVDAMKLGVKEMKKAYKQVKIDQIEDLQDQLEDMMEDANEIQEALSRSYGTPELDEDDLEAELDALGDELLADEDSSYLDEAASAPAIPEGVPTDTKNKDGVLVDEFGLPQIPAS, from the exons ATGAACCGAATCTTCGGGAAAGCGAAACCCAAGGCTCCGCCGCCCAGCCTGACTGACTGCATTGGCACG gtgGACAGCAGAGCAGAATCCATTGACAAGAAGATTTCTCGACTGGATGCTGAACTAGTGAAGTATAAGGATCAGATCAAGAAGATGAGAGAGGGTCCTGCAAAG aataTGGTCAAGCAGAAAGCCTTGCGGGTATTAAAGCAAAAGCGGAT GTACGAGCAGCAGCGGGACAATCTCGCCCAACAGTCGTTTAACATGGAACAAGCCAATTACACCATCCAGTCACTGAAGGACACCAAGACCACG GTTGATGCTATGAAACTGGGAGTAAAGGAGATGAAGAAAGCATACAAGCAAGTGAAAATTGACCAGATTGAG GATTTACAAGACCAGCTAGAGGATATGATGGAAGATGCGAACGAAATCCAAGAAGCACTGAGTCGTAGTTATGGCACTCCAGAGTTAGATGAAGATGACCTGGAAGCAG AGTTGGATGCGCTGGGTGATGAGCTTCTGGCCGATGAAGACAGTTCTTACTTGGATGAAGCAGCGTCTGCACCTGCAATTCCAGAAGGTGTTCCCACTGACACAAAGAATAAG GACGGAGTCCTGGTGGATGAATTCGGATTGCCACAGATCCCTGCTTCATAG
- the BAG1 gene encoding BAG family molecular chaperone regulator 1 isoform X6, translating to MALSEEMAQSEEMAAAGLSVTVTHSEHGCPGNEKHDLHVISQQGCSEPTVQDLARVVEEATGVPLPFQKLIFKGKSLKEMEKPLSALGLQNGCRIMLIGKKNSPEEEVELKKLKDLEKSVEKIANQLEELNKELSGIQQGFLATDLQAEALCKLNKRVKATIEQFMKILEEIDTLGLGPGYSK from the exons ATGGCCCTAAGCGAAGAGATGGCCCAGAGTGAGGAAATGGCGGCAGCTGGACTCAGCGTGACCGTCACCCACAGTGAGCACGGGTGTCCGG gCAATGAGAAGCATGACCTACATGTTATCTCACAGCAAGGCTGTAGTGAACCGACTGTCCAAGACCTGGCCCGGGTTGTTGAAGAGGCCACTGGGGTCCCCCTACCTTTTCAGAAACTCATATTTAAGG GAAAATCTctgaaggaaatggagaaaccttTGTCTGCACTTGGACTACAAAATGGTTGCCGGATCATGTTAATTGGGAAAAAG AATAGTCCGGAGGAAGAAGTTGAACTAAAGAAGTTGAAAGATTTGGAGAAGTCTGTGGAGAAGATAGCTAACCAGCTGGAAGAGTTGAATAAAGAGCTTAGTGGAATCCAGCAG GGCTTTCTGGCCACGGATTTGCAAGCTGAAGCTCTCTGCAAACTCAATAAGAGAGTAAAAGCCACAATCGAGCAGTTTATGAAGATCTTGGAGGAGATTGACACACTA
- the BAG1 gene encoding BAG family molecular chaperone regulator 1 isoform X5 has product MALSEEMAQSEEMAAAGLSVTVTHSEHGCPGNEKHDLHVISQQGCSEPTVQDLARVVEEATGVPLPFQKLIFKGKSLKEMEKPLSALGLQNGCRIMLIGKKNSPEEEVELKKLKDLEKSVEKIANQLEELNKELSGIQQGFLATDLQAEALCKLNKRVKATIEQFMKILEEIDTLVEKRGPKAWATWQMCRMVTGSWSHSSPIHRVALPVNRKRTSLLSCPLSWDTISPPAGEYMELRDPKNFLQPHRTRRFLPHVDYLVNDF; this is encoded by the exons ATGGCCCTAAGCGAAGAGATGGCCCAGAGTGAGGAAATGGCGGCAGCTGGACTCAGCGTGACCGTCACCCACAGTGAGCACGGGTGTCCGG gCAATGAGAAGCATGACCTACATGTTATCTCACAGCAAGGCTGTAGTGAACCGACTGTCCAAGACCTGGCCCGGGTTGTTGAAGAGGCCACTGGGGTCCCCCTACCTTTTCAGAAACTCATATTTAAGG GAAAATCTctgaaggaaatggagaaaccttTGTCTGCACTTGGACTACAAAATGGTTGCCGGATCATGTTAATTGGGAAAAAG AATAGTCCGGAGGAAGAAGTTGAACTAAAGAAGTTGAAAGATTTGGAGAAGTCTGTGGAGAAGATAGCTAACCAGCTGGAAGAGTTGAATAAAGAGCTTAGTGGAATCCAGCAG GGCTTTCTGGCCACGGATTTGCAAGCTGAAGCTCTCTGCAAACTCAATAAGAGAGTAAAAGCCACAATCGAGCAGTTTATGAAGATCTTGGAGGAGATTGACACACTA GTTGAGAAAAGAGGCCCTAAGGCGTGGGCTACCTGGCAGATGTGCAGGATGGTAACTGGGTCCTGGTCACACAGCTCACCCATCCACAGGGTGGCTTTGCCTGTGAACAGGAAGAGAACATCCCTTCTCAGTTGCCCACTTTCCTGGGACACCATAAGCCCTCCTGCAGGGGAGTACATGGAGCTCCGTGATCCCAAAAACTTTCTTCAGCCTCACAGAACCAGAAGATTTCTTCCACACGTGGACTATTTAGTCAACGATTTCTAA
- the BAG1 gene encoding BAG family molecular chaperone regulator 1 isoform X1 codes for MALSEEMAQSEEMAAAGLSVTVTHSNEKHDLHVISQQGCSEPTVQDLARVVEEATGVPLPFQKLIFKGKSLKEMEKPLSALGLQNGCRIMLIGKKNSPEEEVELKKLKDLEKSVEKIANQLEELNKELSGIQQGFLATDLQAEALCKLNKRVKATIEQFMKILEEIDTLVEKRGPKAWATWQMCRMVTGSWSHSSPIHRVALPVNRKRTSLLSCPLSWDTISPPAGEYMELRDPKNFLQPHRTRRFLPHVDYLVNDF; via the exons ATGGCCCTAAGCGAAGAGATGGCCCAGAGTGAGGAAATGGCGGCAGCTGGACTCAGCGTGACCGTCACCCACA gCAATGAGAAGCATGACCTACATGTTATCTCACAGCAAGGCTGTAGTGAACCGACTGTCCAAGACCTGGCCCGGGTTGTTGAAGAGGCCACTGGGGTCCCCCTACCTTTTCAGAAACTCATATTTAAGG GAAAATCTctgaaggaaatggagaaaccttTGTCTGCACTTGGACTACAAAATGGTTGCCGGATCATGTTAATTGGGAAAAAG AATAGTCCGGAGGAAGAAGTTGAACTAAAGAAGTTGAAAGATTTGGAGAAGTCTGTGGAGAAGATAGCTAACCAGCTGGAAGAGTTGAATAAAGAGCTTAGTGGAATCCAGCAG GGCTTTCTGGCCACGGATTTGCAAGCTGAAGCTCTCTGCAAACTCAATAAGAGAGTAAAAGCCACAATCGAGCAGTTTATGAAGATCTTGGAGGAGATTGACACACTA GTTGAGAAAAGAGGCCCTAAGGCGTGGGCTACCTGGCAGATGTGCAGGATGGTAACTGGGTCCTGGTCACACAGCTCACCCATCCACAGGGTGGCTTTGCCTGTGAACAGGAAGAGAACATCCCTTCTCAGTTGCCCACTTTCCTGGGACACCATAAGCCCTCCTGCAGGGGAGTACATGGAGCTCCGTGATCCCAAAAACTTTCTTCAGCCTCACAGAACCAGAAGATTTCTTCCACACGTGGACTATTTAGTCAACGATTTCTAA
- the BAG1 gene encoding BAG family molecular chaperone regulator 1 isoform X2: MALSEEMAQSEEMAAAGLSVTVTHSEHGCPGNEKHDLHVISQQGCSEPTVQDLARVVEEATGVPLPFQKLIFKGKSLKEMEKPLSALGLQNGCRIMLIGKKNSPEEEVELKKLKDLEKSVEKIANQLEELNKELSGIQQGFLATDLQAEALCKLNKRVKATIEQFMKILEEIDTLILPENFKDSRLKRKGLVKRVQAFLAECDTVEQNICQETERLQSTNLALAK, encoded by the exons ATGGCCCTAAGCGAAGAGATGGCCCAGAGTGAGGAAATGGCGGCAGCTGGACTCAGCGTGACCGTCACCCACAGTGAGCACGGGTGTCCGG gCAATGAGAAGCATGACCTACATGTTATCTCACAGCAAGGCTGTAGTGAACCGACTGTCCAAGACCTGGCCCGGGTTGTTGAAGAGGCCACTGGGGTCCCCCTACCTTTTCAGAAACTCATATTTAAGG GAAAATCTctgaaggaaatggagaaaccttTGTCTGCACTTGGACTACAAAATGGTTGCCGGATCATGTTAATTGGGAAAAAG AATAGTCCGGAGGAAGAAGTTGAACTAAAGAAGTTGAAAGATTTGGAGAAGTCTGTGGAGAAGATAGCTAACCAGCTGGAAGAGTTGAATAAAGAGCTTAGTGGAATCCAGCAG GGCTTTCTGGCCACGGATTTGCAAGCTGAAGCTCTCTGCAAACTCAATAAGAGAGTAAAAGCCACAATCGAGCAGTTTATGAAGATCTTGGAGGAGATTGACACACTA ATTCTGCCAGAAAATTTCAAAGACAGTAGACTGAAAAGGAAGGGTTTGGTGAAAAGGGTTCAG GCGTTCCTAGCTGAGTGTGACACAGTGGAGCAGAACATCTGCCAGGAGACGGAGCGGCTGCAATCCACAAACTTGGCCCTGGCCAAGTGA
- the BAG1 gene encoding BAG family molecular chaperone regulator 1 isoform X4, with protein MALSEEMAQSEEMAAAGLSVTVTHSEHGCPGNEKHDLHVISQQGCSEPTVQDLARVVEEATGVPLPFQKLIFKGKSLKEMEKPLSALGLQNGCRIMLIGKKNSPEEEVELKKLKDLEKSVEKIANQLEELNKELSGIQQGFLATDLQAEALCKLNKRVKATIEQFMKILEEIDTLAGTQSTEPHQPGLMPHSRGFCQKISKTVD; from the exons ATGGCCCTAAGCGAAGAGATGGCCCAGAGTGAGGAAATGGCGGCAGCTGGACTCAGCGTGACCGTCACCCACAGTGAGCACGGGTGTCCGG gCAATGAGAAGCATGACCTACATGTTATCTCACAGCAAGGCTGTAGTGAACCGACTGTCCAAGACCTGGCCCGGGTTGTTGAAGAGGCCACTGGGGTCCCCCTACCTTTTCAGAAACTCATATTTAAGG GAAAATCTctgaaggaaatggagaaaccttTGTCTGCACTTGGACTACAAAATGGTTGCCGGATCATGTTAATTGGGAAAAAG AATAGTCCGGAGGAAGAAGTTGAACTAAAGAAGTTGAAAGATTTGGAGAAGTCTGTGGAGAAGATAGCTAACCAGCTGGAAGAGTTGAATAAAGAGCTTAGTGGAATCCAGCAG GGCTTTCTGGCCACGGATTTGCAAGCTGAAGCTCTCTGCAAACTCAATAAGAGAGTAAAAGCCACAATCGAGCAGTTTATGAAGATCTTGGAGGAGATTGACACACTA gccggcactcaatccactgagccacaccagccagggctgatgccTCATTCTAGAGG ATTCTGCCAGAAAATTTCAAAGACAGTAGACTGA
- the BAG1 gene encoding BAG family molecular chaperone regulator 1 isoform X3, with amino-acid sequence MALSEEMAQSEEMAAAGLSVTVTHSNEKHDLHVISQQGCSEPTVQDLARVVEEATGVPLPFQKLIFKGKSLKEMEKPLSALGLQNGCRIMLIGKKNSPEEEVELKKLKDLEKSVEKIANQLEELNKELSGIQQGFLATDLQAEALCKLNKRVKATIEQFMKILEEIDTLILPENFKDSRLKRKGLVKRVQAFLAECDTVEQNICQETERLQSTNLALAK; translated from the exons ATGGCCCTAAGCGAAGAGATGGCCCAGAGTGAGGAAATGGCGGCAGCTGGACTCAGCGTGACCGTCACCCACA gCAATGAGAAGCATGACCTACATGTTATCTCACAGCAAGGCTGTAGTGAACCGACTGTCCAAGACCTGGCCCGGGTTGTTGAAGAGGCCACTGGGGTCCCCCTACCTTTTCAGAAACTCATATTTAAGG GAAAATCTctgaaggaaatggagaaaccttTGTCTGCACTTGGACTACAAAATGGTTGCCGGATCATGTTAATTGGGAAAAAG AATAGTCCGGAGGAAGAAGTTGAACTAAAGAAGTTGAAAGATTTGGAGAAGTCTGTGGAGAAGATAGCTAACCAGCTGGAAGAGTTGAATAAAGAGCTTAGTGGAATCCAGCAG GGCTTTCTGGCCACGGATTTGCAAGCTGAAGCTCTCTGCAAACTCAATAAGAGAGTAAAAGCCACAATCGAGCAGTTTATGAAGATCTTGGAGGAGATTGACACACTA ATTCTGCCAGAAAATTTCAAAGACAGTAGACTGAAAAGGAAGGGTTTGGTGAAAAGGGTTCAG GCGTTCCTAGCTGAGTGTGACACAGTGGAGCAGAACATCTGCCAGGAGACGGAGCGGCTGCAATCCACAAACTTGGCCCTGGCCAAGTGA